From the Phycisphaerae bacterium genome, the window GTCACTGATTGTCGACGTAACCGATGAAATCCCGAGCGTTGTTGACCGCATGCCCCCTCTCGTCATTATTGAAATAGACATAGACGTCACGCCCCCGCTTCAGCCAGGTCCGCACGCGCTTGGCTGAGGCGACAAGCCTCTGATACGGATAACTACCGGCGAATTTACGGCGGTTCCTCGGTCCGTGAAATCGCAGGTATGTCCAGTTCGTAGTAAACTCGAGGGGGTTGTCTGGAAGCATGTCATGAATACAAAGGGCAACGCGATGGCGCTCAAGCACTCTGTAGACATCACGGGTAAACCAGGACGCATCGCGGAACTCGATGGACCAGCGCACTCTGCGCGGAATTGCTTCGAGGAAGCCGGCCAATCGCTTGCGATCCAGATGCCATTGCGGGGGAAGCTGAACCAGGATGGGGCCGAGATGGCGTCCGAGCCGTTCGGCGCGCGATACGAATCGCTCCACATACTCATCAGGATCTTTCAGATGTTTCAGGTGTGTACCGTAGCGGCTGAATTTGAGCGCCATGCAAAACCCTTGCGGTAACTTGCCCCGCCACGCGTCGAACGTGCTCGGACGGGGCAAGTTGTAAAACGTGTTGTTAATCTCGACCGTACCGAACGTTTCCGCATAGATATCGAGCCAGCGTGACTTTGGTGCTTCCTCGGGATAGAGACGCCCCTTCCAGTGGTCATACTGGTAGCCCGAGGTTCCGACGCGTAGTGTTCCGGTAGAAGGCATTGAATCGATGATCTCCCAGCGCCAACGCAATAGCCCACGCGCCTGAACGTAACTTGGATTCTCTGCTTCGCTTCTGTTAGTCGGGCTCAGCGGTGCCCTGGAGAGGGCGGCTGAAAGGCGCAAGGCTCGACTCGCGGTCCGGCCAGCGTGCGTCAATTCCGTAGACATTCTGAATCTCAAAGTGGAATCATGGTCGCGAGACGACCGGCTTCGAAGAGGCAAGTACGCTGGCATGAGTGATGCGGCGAACGGGCGCGTAATGCGACCTGAATTCCTTGTAAATATCGCGACGAAGGCATGCCGTCGCCCTGACGGCGCCGGGTTCAGTCTGGTAGAATCCCGGCATGACAACTGAACTGACTCGAGACGTTGCGTTGCTGGAGAATGTGCTGGAGCGCGTGCTGGTACGCTTGGGGCCGAGCGGACACCTGCGACTTTACAAGGAGCTTCGCCAGGCCTCCGGGGAGGGAGAGACGGATGGATTTCGAGCGGCGCGGGAACAAGTCGCTCGGCTTTCGCTTGAAGAAATCCGAGAGCTGATCAAAGCGTTGACCCTTCGATTTCATTTACGCAACCAGGCCGAGAAGGTCGCCATCATCCGGGCCAATCGTCGTCGTCAAGCCACCGCAACGACAGAAAGGCCACGACGCGAATCCATCGCAGAAGCGATCTGCACGCTGAAAGGCCGGGGCCATTCGCGCGAAGAGCTTCAGAGAATCATCCAGCGTCTGGACATTCAGCCGACGCTCACGGCACATCCAACGGAGGCGCG encodes:
- a CDS encoding DUF72 domain-containing protein, translated to MPSTGTLRVGTSGYQYDHWKGRLYPEEAPKSRWLDIYAETFGTVEINNTFYNLPRPSTFDAWRGKLPQGFCMALKFSRYGTHLKHLKDPDEYVERFVSRAERLGRHLGPILVQLPPQWHLDRKRLAGFLEAIPRRVRWSIEFRDASWFTRDVYRVLERHRVALCIHDMLPDNPLEFTTNWTYLRFHGPRNRRKFAGSYPYQRLVASAKRVRTWLKRGRDVYVYFNNDERGHAVNNARDFIGYVDNQ